In the genome of Brachypodium distachyon strain Bd21 chromosome 3, Brachypodium_distachyon_v3.0, whole genome shotgun sequence, the window TCCAGAAACGCGTCAGTGCGACAATCCTTGTCAGCCGCCCTCCGACAATTGACGGTCGACCACGGCATTCCACCGCCTTCTGATTCTCTGGTAGTATTTCAAGTCCCTAAGATTTTATAAGGAATTTTGCATCATAATTAATCCAGTTATGTAACGAAAGGTACATGAGTGTTTGTGATAGGTTGTGGAGAGTATCATCGAGCCTGCATTGCAAGAACTGCCAGCAGATGAGCTCGATCAACCGGTGTCGCAAGAGGTCTTCTTCCAAGAATTCAGGAAGTACTTGGGGATCATCGCTCGGCGACTCCAAGAACGCCCTATAATTGTGGCTCATACTGAGAACACCTTTGATGGGGCCGGAATTAGGAAGCTACTGTCAAGCAAACAagagttcgacaaggtatgaTAACATTCGGATCCCCATTTTAGCAGTTCTTTTCACGCATGATATAGTGTTGCGACTGATCATCTACACACAACACTACATTTCCAGCTCTTGGACTCTGTCTGGAGAGATGTACCAAAAGAACACAAAGACAGAACATCGAAGAAGTACCTGCGCGTCGCGCTCGACAGGATGGCCGATTCCGTAAAACTACCACCCTATGGAGCCGTTGATCAGGTAAAACAATATAAGAATAACCCTTCCAAGTCTTTCCATGTAAACCATTCATCGCCTAATCTTTACCTGAGAATTGTTGCCAGACATGATGATGCTAAGATTGAAACCATCTGTGGTAGTATGCAGCAATAAGATGTTTATCATGTTCTTAATTTGGGGGGCAAGAAATGCTGACGGTGTTTAGCACAATGTATTCGCAGGTGGATGCGGTGGTCAATGAGGCGTTCAAGATGGCAAACGCGGACGATGGGAAGCCGGTGGATGAGGCCGAGTTCAAGAAGTTGCTGACGGAGATCCTCGGGGCAGTGATGCTGCAGCTGGACGGCAACGCCATCTCCGTCTCCACGAACACCGTCCTCCACGAGCCAATGTCCACTTCCTCATCCACCTTGTtgtcgccatcgccgccgtcgcccatGGTGTCATCGCCCAGCGACTAGGAATAACACAGACCTTTTTGGCTGGTTCTAACTTCACGCTTGAGACCTTGGAGATGTGCGTATGCTGCGTTTGACAGTCTGCAACT includes:
- the LOC100839725 gene encoding uncharacterized LOC100839725 produces the protein MESGQLQQARRSGGRGKRSEAVQVVDGSEIRELVENKEAFAKFVESKFRHLDRDGDGRLSVRELQPAVADIGAAIGLPARGSSATADHIYSEVLNEFTHGKKDSVSKSEFQHVLSDILLGMAAGLQRDPIVILRMNGEDLTEFIESTTYEPEAVAIFSQIESRNASVRQSLSAALRQLTVDHGIPPPSDSLVVESIIEPALQELPADELDQPVSQEVFFQEFRKYLGIIARRLQERPIIVAHTENTFDGAGIRKLLSSKQEFDKLLDSVWRDVPKEHKDRTSKKYLRVALDRMADSVKLPPYGAVDQVDAVVNEAFKMANADDGKPVDEAEFKKLLTEILGAVMLQLDGNAISVSTNTVLHEPMSTSSSTLLSPSPPSPMVSSPSD